In the genome of Roseovarius sp. Pro17, the window GTGAGCGTAACGTGCTGCCCGCCTCGACCAACCCGACGCGGCCCTTCACCCGCAACACGGTGGCCGAGCATCTGGATATGGTGATGGTGGCGCACCACCTGAATCCGCAGGTCCCAAACGATCTGGCCTTTGCCGAAAGCCGTGTTCGCGCGGGGACCATCGCCGCCGAAGATATCCTTCAGGATTTGGGGGCGATTTCGATCATGTCGTCGGATGCGCAGGCGATGGGACGGATCGGCGAGACGGTGATGCGAACATGGCAGACTGCGCATCAGATGAAAAAGCTGCGCGGCTCGGCTCCGGGTGACGATCGCGCCGACAACCACCGTGCGCGGCGTTATGTGGCGAAATACACGATCTGTCCTGCTGTTGCGCACGGGATGGAACGCGAGATCGGGTCCATCGAGGTCGGCAAGAAAGCCGATATCGTGATGTGGCAACCGGCCCTGTTCGGTGTCCGACCGCATACGGTTTTCACGGGCGGCATGGTGGCGACTGCGGCGTTGGGCGATCCAAATGCCTCGATCCCGACGCCGCAGCCGGTGATGGAGCGGACCGGCTTCAACGTCCATTCCCCGGCGGCGGGGGCGACCAGCGTCGCCTTTGTCTCACAGGCTGCGATTGATGACGGGTTGGCGGATCGGATCAATACAAACCGCCGCTTCGTCGCGATCGAAAGCACGCGCGGACGAGGCAAAGAGGACATGCCGGAAAACACCGCATTGCCAAAGATTGAGGTTGATCCGGACACCTATTCAGTGCGGATTGATGGCGAACTTGCCGACCACGAGCCTGCGGATGATGTCCCGATGGCGCAAAGATACTTCCTGTTCTGAATGGAACATCTTGGATCGGGAGGGCAGGCGGCGCTTTTGCTGCTTGCGGACGGACGCCTGCCAGCAGGTGGTTATGCCCATTCGGGCGGCTTGGAACCGGCTGTTACCGCAGGCCGCGTCACAAATATGGCCGATCTGGAAAGTTTTCTGATCGGGCGCGCCGAGACTGCCGGACTGATCGCCGCCGCGTTTGCAGCGGCAGCTTGCGCGCGCGCGCAACGCGGCGACTTGTCCGAGTTGCCCGAGTTGGAGGCGGAGCTTGATGCACGCATCCCATCGCCGGAGCTGCGCAAGGTCTCGCGTGATCTGGGGCGGCAGCTGCGCCGCGCAATGAGCAGCATACATCCGCACTCGTATTTCGCCGAACTCGGGGTCGCGCCGCATCAGCCTGTTGTGATGGGCGTATCGGCGGCGGTTCTCGGCCTCGGTCCACGCGACGCGGCGGTGGCCATTCTGCACGAAACCAATGCCGGAGCTGCGGCCGCCGCCGCCAAGATCATGCGCGTCGACCCTTTTCAGGTCCATGCCATACTGGCCCGCGCCACAGATCGGCTGGATCGGCTGGCTGGTAGGGCGGCGGAGGTGGCAAACGACCTGCCGGCTGATTTGCCTGCCCCCGGATCGCCCCTTGCCGACATCGCAGCAGAGCATCACAGGAGAACCGATGTCCGACTCTTCGCTTCTTAAAATGCCGACGAGGTCGACAGGTGCAATGTTCGCGCGCGCAGCCCTTTCGAGTGGGCTCGCCGCCAATGGTCGCGACAGCCGCGTGGAAACCTTGCGTTCTGACGGTCCGCTCGTGTTGCGCAAGAGCAATCCGAAAGGCCCCGAACCGCTGACCCAAAGGCGCCACGGCGTCGCGCGAGTAGCTTTGGCCGCGGGGACCGCCGGGCCGCTGGGCGGCGACAGCTATGCCCTTGATGTGCATGTCGGGGCAGGCAGCACCCTTGTCCTGTTGGAGGTTTCGGCAATGCTGGTCCTGCCCGGTGCCGGGGGTGACAGGTCGCATATGTCGATTGATGTAACCGTCGAAGAAGGCGCGACATTCGTCTGGTGGGCCGAGCCGATCATTGCGGCGCGGCGCTGTAACCATCGCCACGATGTGCGGATAGCACTTGCCGAGGGCGCACGAATGATCCTGCGTGAAGAGATGATCCTGGGCCGCCACGGTGAAACACCCGGCGACTTCACCAGTCGCTTGCGCATTACCCGCGCAGGTGCGGCACTTTATGATCAACAGCTAAGTTTTGGGCCGTCCGCGGATGGCTGGAACGGCGCCGCAGTTCTGGGCCATGGCCGCGCGGTCGGATCGATTATCGCGGTAGAGCCGGACTGGGAGGAGGCGCCCCCGCCAGCTCTGCCATACCATCAAGACGCAGTGCTGACGCCCTTGGCCGGACCCGGTGTCGCCATCGGTGCGGTGGCGTCTGATAGCCTCGAGTTGCGCCGACTGCTGACGCAAGGATTGAATGAACTCGGCCCGCCATGGGCGATCTGATATGAAGGATAACGAGAAATGACCGACGAAAAGAAGACAGAAGAAACCCGCGCCTTGCGGCTCGGTATCGCTGGCCCTGTTGGCACGGGCAAAAGCTCGGTGATTGCCGCGATTTGCCGACATCTGCGCGATGAGTTCGCCATCGGCGTCATCACGAACGATATCTACACGGACGAGGACGCGCGTTTTCTGAAATCCGAAGGCGTGCTGCCCGAAGAGCGCATTCGCGCCGTCGAGACGGGCGCGTGTCCGCACACGGCGATCCGCGACGACGTGACGATGAACCTGATGGCCGTCGAGGACATGGAGCGCGACTTCGCGCCGCTTGACATCGTGCTGGTGGAAAGCGGCGGCGACAATCTGACCGCGACCTTCTCGCCGGCGCTGGTTGATGCGCAGCTCTTTGTGCTGGACGTGGCCGGAGGTGGCGATGTGGCGCGCAAGGGCGGGCCTGGCATCAGCGGTGCCGATCTCTTGGTGATCAACAAGATCGACTTGGGCGAGCACGTGGATGTGGATGTGGTTCAAATGGTCGCCGATGCCGAAAAAGCCCGCAATGGTGGCCCCGTTCTGCCGTTGTCGCGCAAGCGCCCCGAAACGGTGGAAAAGCTGTGTGATTGGGTGCGGGCGATGCACAAGACCTATGCCGCTGGCGGGCACATTCCGATTGATCCCGGCCCGATGGCACCGCATCACCATGCGCACGACGAGGGCGGTCACGATCACGCTCATGATCACGGGCATGCGCATAGGCACGACTAAGGATAACGGCACACGGATGGGCATTGCGATACCGTTGATCGCAATGCCTATGGTGGTGACGATTATCGCCCACTTCGCGATCGGGTGGGACGTGTGTTCCTAAGTTGTGCTGCCCGGCAATTGTCCTCTGCCGGCTGAAGGTATCTTCAGCACTGACCTCGCGATCACCGCTTTGACGCTAAGCGCGTGTGTCTGACGTCAGCGCTTATGGGCCAGTTTAGAGCAATTTGGTAAGAGAGGATTTCTAGCAGGGCAAAATGGGCGTCTCGCAAAGCGGAAATTCGCGACCTCCGCAGCGAGCGCAGGCTGGAAGCTCTCATTCTTGAGCGACTGCTACGCAGCTACTGCCTGCTTCCAGGACCCTAAACAAAAAAATTGGCAAAACCAAGTGAGGTTCTGCCAACGTTTTGCGGCCAGCTACTGTTGGGGAACTGAATGCCTTTTGAGATGCGGAATAAATGACTGTTTCCGGGGTCTTGCAAAGCTCTGCTTATACCCCGGCTCAGTCATTTTTTCCAAAGCGAGAAGCCCATGATCGGACATCAAGTCTCCCTAACCATTCGAACAGCGCTTCGTCATTCTGACGGAGGGGTATCCTGCGACTGGCACTCCTGAATGCTTCCTTCCTCCATCTCATTTTCCAGTGTCGCGGTGTTGCTCTTGGTCCACCACACATGCGCGCCCGAAGCATATTTCGCGCCCGAAGCTGACACCACGTTTACGAAAATCCGGTCCTCCCCGTCGATCGGAAAGATCGCCAGCGCGTTTGCGCCCGCGTTCACATATTGGACAGAGAATGGCTCTCCATCACCGCAGGTATAGGTTGCCGACTCGACGCTATCCATTGTGCCGCTCTTGAGGGGAATGGACAGATTGGCTTCTGCGGCTGCTGCCCCCGCAGTTGCAAATAGGGCGAGCGCCAAAAGACTGATACGCATTATATGATCTCCTGATTTGGAATGCTGTGTAACCTGCTCTCGCAGGTCTCTTGTACATAACGAGGTGCTAAGGGAAGTGTTCCCCATCTGGGGCAGACTTTCCGCGATTTAGCCTCGCAGACTTGCTGGATCAAGATGCCTCCGACGTCGACGTTCGGCCATCCTACGCTGGAACACAATCTGGACTGGATGGAAGTTGATCCCGCTGTCCGGTGGGCGTCGGCGTATCGTCGGTCAAATCCTCATCCCCAGAGCCTGCTGAGCGATCATCCTCATGTGTTGAGGATTGTTCGCAATGCGCTGATTTCATCTTCGACTATACCATGACCCGCGCCGGGATAAATCTGCGTAGTCACAATTGCGCCCAGATCGTTGAATACTTTTTCGGACGTTTTAACGCGGGCAAGCGGGATATGGGGATCGCGTTCGTGACATCCCAGAAGAACGGGCGTGCCATCCAATCTGCCATCATAGTCGAACTTCTTGTCGATCTGGTTGTAAAGCGCCGCTTGAGGTTGACCGCCGCCGTCCTCTGTCCC includes:
- a CDS encoding urease accessory protein UreF; translation: MEHLGSGGQAALLLLADGRLPAGGYAHSGGLEPAVTAGRVTNMADLESFLIGRAETAGLIAAAFAAAACARAQRGDLSELPELEAELDARIPSPELRKVSRDLGRQLRRAMSSIHPHSYFAELGVAPHQPVVMGVSAAVLGLGPRDAAVAILHETNAGAAAAAAKIMRVDPFQVHAILARATDRLDRLAGRAAEVANDLPADLPAPGSPLADIAAEHHRRTDVRLFAS
- a CDS encoding urease accessory protein UreD yields the protein MSDSSLLKMPTRSTGAMFARAALSSGLAANGRDSRVETLRSDGPLVLRKSNPKGPEPLTQRRHGVARVALAAGTAGPLGGDSYALDVHVGAGSTLVLLEVSAMLVLPGAGGDRSHMSIDVTVEEGATFVWWAEPIIAARRCNHRHDVRIALAEGARMILREEMILGRHGETPGDFTSRLRITRAGAALYDQQLSFGPSADGWNGAAVLGHGRAVGSIIAVEPDWEEAPPPALPYHQDAVLTPLAGPGVAIGAVASDSLELRRLLTQGLNELGPPWAI
- the ureG gene encoding urease accessory protein UreG, which encodes MTDEKKTEETRALRLGIAGPVGTGKSSVIAAICRHLRDEFAIGVITNDIYTDEDARFLKSEGVLPEERIRAVETGACPHTAIRDDVTMNLMAVEDMERDFAPLDIVLVESGGDNLTATFSPALVDAQLFVLDVAGGGDVARKGGPGISGADLLVINKIDLGEHVDVDVVQMVADAEKARNGGPVLPLSRKRPETVEKLCDWVRAMHKTYAAGGHIPIDPGPMAPHHHAHDEGGHDHAHDHGHAHRHD
- a CDS encoding MliC family protein; the encoded protein is MRISLLALALFATAGAAAAEANLSIPLKSGTMDSVESATYTCGDGEPFSVQYVNAGANALAIFPIDGEDRIFVNVVSASGAKYASGAHVWWTKSNTATLENEMEEGSIQECQSQDTPPSE